The following are from one region of the Capsicum annuum cultivar UCD-10X-F1 chromosome 1, UCD10Xv1.1, whole genome shotgun sequence genome:
- the LOC107852714 gene encoding uncharacterized protein LOC107852714: MKMFNMSKFLVCLLVCISLHACSARPLASINDKENNILLSSKDVTYLTSDRSKTEGRIIMSEDIGGDHDRKLMWKKSSIVSQKALVDEENKGNKVKIISFHKGAQVKILNRESRLMLECPPSTQHEEEAVNSIEKDPVEDVVVMDYAQPHRKPPIHNIKH; encoded by the exons atgaaaatgttCAATATGTCTAAGTTTCTTGTTTGTCTTTTGGTTTGTATTTCTCTCCATGCATGTAGTGCAAGACCACTAGCAAGTATTaatgacaaagaaaacaacatacTACTCTCTAGCAAg GATGTTACATATTTGACTAGTGACAGATCAAAAACagaaggaagaataatcatgtctgAAGATATTGGAGGAGATCATGATAGAAAACTTATGTGGAAAAAGAGTTCAATTGTTTCACAAAAGGCATTAGTTGATGAAGAGAATAAAG GAAACAAGGTCAAGATCATTTCGTTTCATAAGGGAGCTCAAGTAAAG ATACTGAATAGAGAATCGCGGTTGATGCTAGAATGTCCACCATCAACACAACATGAGGAAGAAGCAGTGAACTCCATTGAAAAGGATCCTGTGGAAGACGTAGTGGTTATGGACTATGCACAACCCCATAGAAAACCACCCATTCACAACATAAAACATTAA